One segment of Panicum virgatum strain AP13 chromosome 1K, P.virgatum_v5, whole genome shotgun sequence DNA contains the following:
- the LOC120713356 gene encoding SWI/SNF complex component SNF12 homolog, whose translation MASGGNPNPTGAPPQSRPPHPQQQQPPGGSPATPMTHLRPPSLAGSPFQGVFHTPPSHNPAFQIHMGASSPQTPLMAAAAAVAAQSAKRPPQKPPARPPAPGSTSAAAAASAAAAYKAAAAAAAVANSGGVDLTPAARRNKKRKLPEKQLPDRVAALFPESALYTQLLEFEARVDAALARKMGDIQEALKTPPSLQRTLRIYVFNTFANQGPRTIPPPKNADPPTWSLKIIGRVLEDGAELDPASVVPKHNPVYPKFSQFFKRVTIALDPQLYPENPLIIWENARSAAQQEGFEVKRKGDKEFVANIRLEMNYNPEKFKLSQPMMEVLGVEVDTRARVIAALWQYIKAKKLQNPNDPSFFMCDPQLKKVFGEDKLKFAMLSQKISQHLTAPPPINLEHKIKLSGNGASGSACYDVLVDVPFPLQKEMMAFLANTEKHKDIEACDDVISASIKKIHEHRRRRAFFLGFSQSPVEFINALIASQSKDLKLVAGEANRNIDKERRADFYNQPWVEDAVIRYLNRKPANEGPGGGAGGS comes from the exons atggcctccggcGGCAACCCCAACCCCACCGGCGCCCCGCCCCAATCGCGTCCCCCgcatccccagcagcagcagccgccgggcGGCTCCCCGGCGACGCCCATGACCCACCTCCGCCCAccctccctcgccggctccCCGTTCCAGGGCGTCTTCCACACGCCGCCGTCCCACAACCCCGCCTTCCAGATCCACATGGGCGCCTCCTCGCCCCAGACCCCGCtcatggcggccgccgccgctgtcgcggCGCAATCGGCCAAGCGCCCCCCGCAGAAGCCCCCCGCGCGCCCCCCGGCTCCCGGGTCTACCTCGGCCGCTGCGGCGGCTTCGGCAGCTGCCGCGTACaaggctgctgcggcggcggcggccgtggcgaacTCCGGAGGTGTCGACCTCACCCCCGCCGCGCGACGCAACAAGAAACGGAAGCTCCCGGAGAAGCAGCTGCCGGACCGCGTCGCCGCGCTGTTCCCGGAGTCGGCGCTCTACACGCAGCTGCTCGAGTTCGAGGCCCGCGTGGACGCGGCGCTGGCTCGGAAGATGGGGGACATCCAGGAGGCCCTCAAGACGCCGCCCTCGCTCCAGCGCACGCTCCGCATCTATGTCTTCAACACCTTCGCCAACCAGGGCCCGCGCACCATCCCGCCGCCCAAGAACGCCGACCCGCCCACCTGGTCGCTCAAGATCATCGGCCGGGTGCTCGAGGATGGCGCCGAGCTGGACCCTGCCAGCGTCGTGCCCAAGCACAACCCGGTGTACCCGAAGTTCTCCCAGTTCTTCAAGAGGGTGACCATTGCGCTGGACCCACAGCTGTACCCTGAAAACCCATTGATCATCTGGGAAAATGCGCGTTCTGCCGCTCAGCAGGAAGGGTTCGAGGTGAAGAGGAAAGGGGATAAGGAGTTTGTTGCGAACATCCGCCTGGAGATGAACTACAACCCTGAGAAGTTTAAGCTGTCACAGCCGATGATGGAGGTGCTTGGGGTTGAGGTGGACACTCGCGCGCGGGTGATTGCTGCCCTGTGGCAGTACATCAAGGCGAAGAAGCTTCAGAACCCAAACGACCCTTCCTTCTTCATGTGCGACCCTCAATTGAAGAAGGTGTTTGGGGAGGATAAGCTTAAGTTTGCGATGCTGTCACAGAAGATATCGCAGCATCTGACTGCCCCACCGCCAATCAACTTGGAACACAAGATTAAGCTATCAGGCAATGGAGCTTCTGGAAGTGCTTGCTATGATGTGCTGGTGGATGTGCCCTTCCCCCTGCAGAAGGAGATGATGGCATTCCTTGCCAACACGGAGAAGCACAAGGACATTGAGGCCTGCGATGATGTGATATCCGCCTCGATCAAGAAGATCCATGAGCACCGCAGGAGGAGGGCTTTCTTCCTGGGTTTCAGTCAGTCCCCAGTGGAGTTCATCAACGCCCTGATAGCTTCTCAGAGCAAAGATTTGAAGCTGGTCGCTGGCGAAGCGAATAGGAACATTGATAAGGAAAGACGTGCAGACTTCTACAACCAACCATG GGTTGAGGATGCTGTTATAAGATACCTGAATCGCAAGCCAGCTAATGAGGGCCCAGGCGGTGGTGCTGGTGGTTCTTGA
- the LOC120713365 gene encoding WEB family protein At3g02930, chloroplastic-like, with the protein MLGARPKSAAAEGKSGKVTPPTPKGSRASKPASAKPANGTPPQAPRTADRSPRSADKPLSGDRRTPKVFDRLSTPPAEKQSSAVKLSQELQAQLAAVQEELVKAKEQLVEKEKEKGKVLEELEDAKRLADEANANLMVALAARKKAEEASETEMFRAVELEQTSIESMQKKEEELQRKLESMRSQQESDAVALRSTVEQLEKARYELADAIDAKNLALNQVDDAARLSEVNAHKVELLSAEVARLKDLLDTELESKEKEGAERIMRLEAEVSTLKIELQKAKEAEEKVAELGDVIEELRVDVANATKATTEAEELADEWKQKAEILEIKLEAANQSYMSKVDSLNSVMKELDAASTLLAEKESELSDLQNKLQALEDEVARQNEDIIVSNERLDVAEKEATELREEINDLQSKLQALEEEKMDAINNENNASSQIDSIYEEKEKLAQELEASKDEYEKVKKAMEDLASALHEMSGEAREARERYLNKQEEIERAKAQIEELNMNLKNTQENYEVMLDEANYERVCLKKTVERMEAEAKNTSEDWQSKEASFVSSIKKSEEEISAMRVEMDKVTETARDWENRNAELEERLKELEAQVEEANRAKDEAKAEALGWKEKLLDKENELQNIKQENDELQFKESTASEKLKEISSMLGNAKGRMLNGTGLKDENEMANTKDDDPVMVVAKMWENSKVTDYNLSTEKEKDDESELDLESNRGDAASDCHRLSTDTRMNSNTKLAIKQQQPKRPLMKKFGGLLKKKSQH; encoded by the exons ATGCTGGGAGCCAGGCCGAA ATCTGCGGCGGCCGAAGGCAAGAGCGGCAAGGtcacgccgccgacgcccaaGGGGAGCAGGGCGAGCAAGCCGGCCTCCGCCAAGCCGGCCAATGGCACCCCGCCGCAAGCGCCGCGCACAGCCGACAGGTCCCCCAGGTCGGCGGACAAGCCGCTGTCGGGCGACCGACGCACGCCCAAGGTCTTCGACCGGCTTAGCACGCCCCCGGCCGAG AAGCAAAGCAGCGCCGTGAAGCTGTCCCAGGAGCTGCAGGCGCAGCTCGCCGCGGTCCAGGAGGAGCTCGTGAAGGCCAAGGAGCAGCTggtggagaaggagaaggagaaaggCAAGGTCCTTGAGGAACTAGAGGATGCCAAACGGCTGGCCGATGAGGCCAATGCCAACCTGATGGTCGCGCTTGCCGCGCGGAAGAAGGCGGAGGAGGCCTCCGAGACCGAGATGTTTCGGGCAGTCGAGCTGGAGCAGACGAGCATCGAGTCGATgcagaagaaggaggaggagctgcagaGGAAGCTGGAGAGCATGCGGAGCCAGCAGGAGTCTGATGCGGTTGCCCTGCGGTCGACTGTGGAGCAGCTCGAGAAGGCGAGGTATGAGCTGGCTGACGCAATCGACGCCAAGAACTTGGCGCTCAACCAGGTGGATGATGCGGCCCGGCTTAGTGAAGTGAATGCTCACAAGGTGGAGCTCCTCAGTGCAGAGGTTGCTCGCCTGAAAGATTTGCTTGACACTGAGCTGGAGagcaaagagaaagaaggtgCTGAGCGAATCATGAGGCTCGAGGCAGAGGTCTCCACACTGAAGATTGAGCTCCAGAAAGCAAAGGAGGCTGAAGAGAAGGTAGCTGAATTAGGAGATGTTATCGAAGAGCTTAGAGTTGATGTCGCCAATGCTACAAAGGCCACAACTGAGGCAGAGGAGCTGGCTGATGAATGGAAACAAAAGGCTGAAATACTGGAAATTAAATTGGAGGCAGCCAACCAGTCTTACATGTCGAAGGTTGATTCCTTGAATTCAGTAATGAAAGAATTAGATGCAGCAAGCACCTTGCTCGCTGAGAAAGAATCTGAACTTTCTGACCTTCAGAACAAGCTGCAAGCCTTAGAAGATGAGGTAGCTAGGCAGAATGAAGATATTATTGTGTCAAATGAGCGTCTTGATGTTGCAGAGAAAGAAGCAACTGAATTGAGGGAAGAGATCAATGATCTCCAGTCGAAGCTCCAAGCACTTGAAGAGGAGAAGATGGATGCTATCAACAACGAGAACAATGCAAGCTCACAAATTGATTCAATATATGAAGAGAAGGAGAAGCTGGCTCAGGAACTAGAAGCTAGCAAAGATGAATATGAGAAAGTTAAGAAGGCTATGGAAGATCTAGCTTCAGCATTGCATGAAATGTCCGGTGAAGCGAGAGAGGCACGGGAAAGGTACCTCAACAAACAAGAAGAGATTGAGCGTGCCAAAGCACAGATAGAGGAGCTCAACATGAATCTCAAGAACACCCAGGAGAACTATGAGGTTATGCTCGATGAAGCAAACTACGAGAGAGTCTGCTTGAAGAAGACGGTGGAGCGAATGGAAGCAGAAGCGAAGAACACATCTGAGGATTGGCAATCCAAGGAGGCCAGCTTTGTAAGCTCCATTAAAAAGTCTGAAGAAGAAATTAGTGCAATGAGAGTTGAGATGGATAAGGTAACAGAAACAGCGAGAGACTGGGAGAacagaaatgctgaattggaggagaggctgaaggAGCTGGAAGCTCAGGTGGAGGAAGCTAACAGAGCCAAGGATGAAGCAAAAGCTGAAGCACTAGGCTGGAAAGAGAAGCTATTGGACAAAGAAAATGAGCTGCAGAACATAAAacaggagaatgatgagctacAGTTTAAAGAATCGACCGCCTCCGAGAAACTCAAGGAGATATCTTCCATGCTTGGCAATGCAAAAGGTAGAATGCTAAATGGCACAGGTTTGAAAGATGAGAACGAAATGGCAAATACCAAGGACGACGATCCTGTGATGGTAGTTGCTAAGATGTGGGAGAACAGCAAGGTCACCGACTATAACTTGTCTACCGAGAAGGAGAAAGATGACGAATCAGAACTTGATCTGGAGTCTAACAGGGGAGATGCTGCCTCTGACTGCCACAGGTTGTCCACAGACACCAGGATGAACAGCAACACCAAGCTGGCAATCAAGCAGCAGCAACCCAAAAGGCCTTTGATGAAAAAATTTGGTGGTTTGTTGAAGAAGAAAAGCCAGCATTAG
- the LOC120713374 gene encoding uncharacterized membrane protein At4g09580-like codes for MAREDRFPVWEAALLAAVAAVFAAALAGVYISMPHSDYSFLKLPRNLQELQVLTNHLEGYTSDYTIQVLVGYCAVYIFMQTFMIPGTIFMSLLAGALFGQLGGLALVIFAATAGASSCYFLSKLVGKPLVFSLWPDKLMFFQKQVAKRRKKLLNYMLFLRVTPTLPNTFINFASPIVGVPYHIFFLATAIGLIPAAFVTVRAGIALSDLRSLNDLYDPKSIAVLFLIGLVSVTPTLLGKDETQSKAPADIAACTN; via the exons ATGGCGAGGGAGGACAGGTTCCCGGTGTgggaggcggcgctgctcgccgccgtggccgccgtctTCGCCGCGGCGCTGGCCGGCGTCTACATCTCCATGCCCCACTCTGACTACAGCTTCCTCAAGCTGCCCCGCAACCTTCAAGAGCTCCAAGTCCTCAC CAACCATTTGGAGGGCTACACCAGTGACTACACCATCCAGGTGTTGGTGGGCTACTGCGCTGTGTACATCTTCATGCAGACGTTCATGATCCCTGGGACTATTTTCATGTCCCTGCTTGCCGGAGCCCTCTTCGGGCAGCTCGGTGGTCTGGCCCTGGTGATCTTTGCTGCCACTGCCGGCGCTTCTTCCTGCTACTTCCTGTCCAAGCTGGTCGGCAAACCCCTGGTCTTCTCGTTGTGGCCGGACAAGCTCATGTTCTTCCAAAAGCAG GTTGcaaaaaggagaaagaagttGCTGAATTACATGCTGTTCCTGAGAGTCACTCCAACACTTCCGAATACTTTCATCAATTTTGCTTCACCTATAGTGGGTGTGCCCTACCATATCTTCTTCTTAGCGACGGCCATTGGCCTTATCCCAGCTGCCTTTGTGACTGTCAGG GCAGGAATTGCTTTGAGTGACCTGAGATCGCTGAACGACCTATACGATCCGAAGTCGATTGCGGTGCTGTTCCTGATCGGGCTTGTTTCGGTGACGCCAACATTGCTGGGCAAGGACGAGACGCAAAGCAAAGCACCAGCAGACATTGCAGCTTGCACCAACTGA
- the LOC120713385 gene encoding ABC transporter B family member 2-like: protein MSSPANGAAQEGGGGGKKEEAEEAAKVPFLKLFSFADRWDCVLMAVGSLGACAHGASVPVFFIFFGKLINIIGLAYLFPTTVSGRVAKYSLDFVYLGIVILFSSWTEVACWMHTGERQAAKMRLAYLRAMLDQDIAVFDTEASTGEVINAITSDILVVQDAISEKVGNFMHYISRFVAGFAIGFSQVWQISLVTLAIVPLIAIAGGTYAYVTIGLMARVRKSYVKAGEIAEEVIGNVRTVQAFVGEEKAVRSYREALLRTYKYGKRGGLAKGLGLGSMHSVLFLSWALLIWFTSVVVHKRISNGGESFTTMLNVVIAGLSLGQAAPNISTFLRARTAAYPIFQMIERSSVNKSSSKTGRTLPAVDGHIQFRNVHFSYPSRPDVVILNRFSLDFPAGKIVALVGGSGSGKSTVVSLIERFYEPLSGSILLDGHDIRELDVKWLRRQVGLVNQEPALFATSIRENIFYGKEYATMEEIDHAARLSEAITFINHLPGRYETQVGERGIQLSGGQKQRIAISRAILKNPSVLLLDEATSALDAESEKSVQEALDRVMVGRTTVVIAHRLSTIRNADTIAVVDGGRIVETGTHEQLMANPCGAYSSLIQLQEAAQLQQKPSLSDSASITRPLSFKYSRELSGRTSMGASFRSDKDSISRYGAAEAHEEARKGKPVSMAKLYSMVRPDWFFGVSGTLSAFVAGSQMPLFALGVTQALVSYYMGWETTKREVRKISVLFCCGAVLTLVFHVVEHLSFGIMGERLTLRVRERMFSAILRNEIAWFDDTSSTSAMLSSRLEADATLVRTIVVDRSTILLQNVGMIVTSLVIAFILNWRITLVVLATYPLMVSGHISEKMFMKGYGGNLGKSYLKANMLAAEAVSNIRTVAAFCSEEKVIKLYADELKEPSKRSFRRGQGAGLFYGVSQFFLFSSYALALWYGSHLMSKELATFKSVMKSFMVLIVTALAMGETLAMAPDIIKGNQMVSSVFDILDRKTDVQIDAGEDIKRVEGLIELRGVEFRYPSRPDVTVFKGLDLLMKAGRSMALVGMSGSGKSTVLSLILRFYDPVAGRILIDGKDIRKLKLKSLRKHIGLVQQEPALFATTIYDNILYGKDGATEAEVIEAATLANAHAFISSLPEGYQTKVGERGVQLSGGQKQRIAIARAIVKDPAILLLDEATSALDVESERVVQQALDRVMRSRTTVMVAHRLSTIKNADVISVLQDGKIVEQGAHQQLIENRNGAYHKLVSLQQQQQQQEVQRQQSS from the exons atgagctcgccggcgaacgGCGCCGcccaggagggcggcggcggcgggaagaaggaggaggcggaggaggcggccaaGGTGCCGTTCCTGAAGCTGTTCTCGTTCGCGGACCGGTGGGACTGCGTGCTGATGGCCGTGGGGTCGCTGGGCGCCTGCGCGCACGGCGCCTCCGTGCCcgtcttcttcatcttcttcggCAAGCTCATCAACATCATCGGCCTCGCCTACCTCTtccccaccaccgtctccgGCCGCGTCGCCAAG TACTCGCTGGACTTCGTCTACCTCGGCATCGTCATCCTCTTCTCGTCGTGGACCG AGGTGGCGTGCTGGATGCACACGGGCGAGCGGCAGGCGGCGAAGATGCGGCTGGCCTACCTGCGCGCGATGCTGGACCAGGACATCGCCGTCTTCGACACCGAGGCGTCCACCggcgaggtcatcaacgccatcACCAGCGACATCCTCGTCGTCCAGGACGCCATCTCCGAGAAG GTGGGCAACTTCATGCACTACATCAGCCGGTTCGTGGCCGGCTTCGCCATCGGCTTCTCGCAGGTGTGGCAGATCAGCCTCGTGACGCTCGCCATCGTCCCGCtcatcgccatcgccggcggCACCTACGCCTACGTCACCATCGGCCTCATGGCCCGCGTCCGCAAGTCCTACGTAAAGGCCGGCGAGATCGCCGAGGAGGTGATCGGCAACGTGCGCACGGTGCAGGCGTTCGTCGGCGAGGAGAAGGCAGTGAGGTCCTACCGGGAGGCGCTGCTGCGGACGTACAAGTACGGCAAGAGGGGCGGCCTCGCCAagggcctcggcctcggctccATGCACTCTGTGCTCTTCCTCTCCTGGGCGCTGCTCATCTGGTTCACCAGCGTCGTCGTCCACAAGCGCATCTCCAACGGCGGCGAGTCCTTCACCACCATGCTCAACGTCGTCATCGCCGGCCT GTCGCTCGGCCAGGCGGCGCCGAACATTTCGACGTTCCTGcgggcgaggacggcggcgtaCCCCATCTTCCAGATGATCGAGAGGAGCTCCGTGAACAAGTCGAGCTCCAAGACCGGCCGCACGCTGCCGGCGGTCGACGGGCACATCCAGTTCCGCAACGTGCACTTCAGCTACCCGTCGCGGCCGGACGTCGTCATCCTCAACCGGTTCAGCCTGGACTTCCCGGCCGGCAAGATCGTCGCCCTCGTCGGCGGCAGCGGGTCCGGCAAGAGCACCGTGGTCTCGCTCATCGAGCGCTTCTACGAGCCGCTGTCCGGCTCGATCCTGCTGGACGGGCACGACATCAGGGAGCTCGACGTCAAGTGGCTGCGCCGGCAGGTCGGGCTGGTGAACCAGGAGCCGGCCCTGTTCGCGACGAGCATCCGGGAGAACATCTTCTACGGCAAGGAGTACGCCACCATGGAGGAGATCGACCACGCGGCGAGGCTGTCGGAGGCCATCACGTTCATCAACCACCTCCCCGGCCGGTACGAGACGCAGGTCGGCGAGCGCGGGATCCAGCTCTCCGGCGGGCAGAAGCAGCGCATCGCCATCTCGAGGGCCATCCTGAAGAACCCGTCGGTGCTGCTGCTCGACGAGGCGACCAGCGCGCTGGACGCCGAGTCCGAGAAGAGCGTCCAGGAGGCGCTGGACCGCGTCATGGTCGGCCGCACCACCGTGGTGATCGCGCACCGCCTGTCCACCATCCGGAACGCCGACACGATCGCCGTCGTGGACGGTGGCCGGATCGTCGAGACGGGCACGCACGAGCAGCTCATGGCGAACCCGTGCGGCGCCTACTCCTCGCTGATCCAGCTGCAGGAGGCTGCCCAGCTTCAGCAGAAGCCGTCTTTGTCTGACAGCGCAAGCATCACCAGGCCACTAAG TTTCAAGTATTCGAGGGAGTTGTCCGGGAGGACGAGCATGGGTGCCAGCTTCCGTTCCGACAAGGACTCCATCAGCCGGTACGGCGCCGCCGAGGCGCACGAGGAAGCCCGGAAGGGGAAGCCCGTGTCCATGGCGAAGCTCTACTCCATGGTGCGGCCGGACTGGTTCTTCGGCGTGTCGGGCACCCTCAGCGCCTTCGTGGCGGGCTCCCAGATGCCGCTCTTCGCGCTAGGCGTCACGCAGGCGCTGGTGTCCTACTACATGGGGTGGGAGACCACCAAGCGGGAGGTCCGCAAGATCTCCGTGCTCTTCTGCTGCGGCGCCGTGCTCACGCTGGTGTTCCACGTCGTCGAGCACCTCAGCTTCGGCATCATGGGCGAGCGGCTCACGCTGCGGGTCCGGGAGAGGATGTTCTCGGCGATCCTGCGGAACGAGATCGCGTGGTTCGACGACACCAGCAGCACCAGCGCGATGCTGTCGTCGCGGCTCGAGGCGGACGCCACGCTCGTGCGCACCATCGTCGTCGACCGCTCCACCATCCTGCTGCAGAACGTCGGCATGATCGTGACCTCGCTCGTCATCGCCTTCATACTCAACTGGAGGATCACGCTGGTCGTGCTCGCAACCTACCCCCTCATGGTCAGCGGCCACATCAGCGAG AAAATGTTCATGAAAGGTTACGGCGGCAACCTCGGCAAGTCGTATCTGAAGGCCAACATgctcgcggcggaggcggtgagCAACATCCGGACGGTGGCAGCCTTCTGCTCGGAGGAGAAGGTGATAAAGCTCTACGCGGACGAGCTGAAGGAGCCATCGAAGAGGTCCTTCCGGCGAGGCCAGGGCGCCGGCCTGTTCTATGGAGTTTCTcagttcttcctcttctcttcaTACGCACTGGCTTTATG GTATGGTTCGCATCTGATGAGCAAGGAGCTGGCCACCTTCAAGTCCGTGATGAAGTCCTTCATGGTGCTCATAGTGACGGCGCTGGCCATGGGTGAGACGCTGGCGATGGCGCCGGACATCATCAAGGGGAACCAGATGGTGTCCTCGGTGTTCGATATCCTGGACCGCAAGACCGACGTCCAGATCGACGCCGGCGAGGACATCAAGAGGGTCGAGGGGCTGATCGAGCTGCGCGGCGTCGAGTTCCGGTACCCATCGAGGCCCGACGTGACCGTGTTCAAGGGCCTCGACCTCCTGATGAAGGCCGGCAGGAGCATGGCGCTCGTCGGAATGAGCGGCTCCGGCAAGAGCACCGTGCTGTCGCTCATCCTCCGGTTCTACGACCCGGTCGCCGGAAGAATCTTGATCGACG GGAAGGACATCAGGAAGCTCAAGCTGAAGTCGCTGAGGAAGCACATCGGCCTGGTCCAGCAAGAGCCGGCGCTGTTCGCGACGACGATCTACGACAACATCCTGTACGGCAAGGACGGGGCGACGGAGGCCGAGGTGATCGAGGCGGCGACGCTGGCGAACGCGCACGCGTTCATCAGCTCGCTGCCGGAGGGGTACCAGACCAAGGTCGGGGAGCGCGGCGTGCAGCTGTCCGGCGGGCAGAAGCAGCGCATCGCGATCGCGCGCGCCATCGTCAAGGACCCGGCCATCCTGCTCCTGGACGAGGCGACGAGCGCGCTGGACGTGGAGTCGGAGCGCGTCGTGCAGCAGGCGCTGGACCGGGTGATGAGGAGCCGGACCACCGTCATGGTGGCGCACCGGCTGTCGACGATCAAGAACGCCGACGTCATCTCGGTGCTGCAGGACGGCAAGATCGTCGAGCAGGGGGCGCACCAGCAGCTGATCGAGAACAGGAACGGCGCCTACCACAAGCTCGTCagcttgcagcagcagcagcagcagcaagaggtGCAGAGGCAGCAAAGCTCATGA